The Planococcus versutus genome contains a region encoding:
- a CDS encoding cell wall hydrolase produces the protein MKKLKVLIFGLFTMLFLSFSQISAEAHSPDLHEGVSGQDVKELQVKLTKMGYFHTTATGYYGSITKNAVVQFQRDFNVSDTGFTGPLTRAKLAEVDMMAHVVYGEARGESYTGQIAVAAVILNRIESSLFPNSTYNVVFQRNAFTAVNDGQYNLLPNAAAYQAVKAAVKGSDPSLGATYYYNPSGVTDTWIFSRTPITKIGKHVFAK, from the coding sequence ATGAAGAAATTAAAAGTATTGATATTTGGCTTATTTACGATGTTATTTTTAAGTTTTTCTCAAATTTCTGCAGAAGCTCATTCTCCAGATTTGCACGAAGGAGTATCTGGACAAGATGTAAAAGAGCTACAAGTTAAGTTGACAAAGATGGGCTACTTTCATACAACAGCGACTGGCTATTACGGATCCATAACTAAAAATGCAGTCGTTCAGTTCCAACGTGATTTCAATGTATCGGATACAGGTTTTACCGGGCCACTAACACGTGCGAAACTGGCAGAAGTTGATATGATGGCACATGTTGTTTATGGAGAAGCGCGGGGAGAAAGCTACACTGGACAAATTGCAGTAGCTGCTGTTATTTTGAATCGCATCGAATCTTCGTTATTCCCAAACAGTACATATAACGTTGTTTTTCAACGCAATGCATTTACAGCTGTCAACGATGGACAATACAACTTGTTACCCAATGCTGCTGCTTACCAAGCAGTGAAAGCAGCTGTTAAAGGATCAGATCCATCACTAGGTGCGACTTATTACTACAATCCAAGTGGTGTTACAGATACATGGATCTTTTCGCGTACACCTATTACAAAAATCGGCAAGCATGTATTTGCTAAATGA
- a CDS encoding fructose-1-phosphate kinase has translation MSEKNEQQLPAKTCSVERLVTNKQDIEKVLLGKKTATRRNGRYADVGEIMVLEDKKFIVDRVYQQTLGELTDEIVAGEGYATVEEYKQSILSTHAGMPWLPKMTVWVHEFQLIEE, from the coding sequence ATGTCTGAAAAAAATGAACAGCAATTACCAGCAAAAACATGTAGTGTCGAAAGGTTGGTAACCAATAAACAAGATATAGAAAAAGTATTACTTGGTAAGAAAACGGCGACTCGTCGTAATGGTCGTTACGCGGATGTAGGAGAAATTATGGTTTTAGAAGATAAGAAATTCATTGTAGATCGTGTATACCAACAAACACTTGGGGAGTTAACGGATGAAATAGTAGCGGGAGAAGGGTATGCAACTGTTGAAGAGTACAAGCAATCGATTTTGTCTACTCATGCAGGGATGCCGTGGTTGCCGAAAATGACTGTTTGGGTTCACGAATTTCAATTGATAGAAGAGTAA